A section of the Telopea speciosissima isolate NSW1024214 ecotype Mountain lineage chromosome 3, Tspe_v1, whole genome shotgun sequence genome encodes:
- the LOC122655577 gene encoding probable ubiquitin-like-specific protease 2A isoform X3 encodes MKLQMAKRKLEAGGIVEIDVSSSDSEVYEDQNSNSFSCSQQPAACSPALPEITTRQAAKERRKSELTSLGFLNAFPRRGRSQRGASYENRVGKQKQRLDTHVFEFYLENLWKSFSEDKKTSFTYLDCLWFSLYKEESTKTKVLTWIKKKNVFSRKYVFVPIVCWHHWSLLILCHLGESLESKTRTPCMLLLDSLEMTNPKRLEPDIRKFLLDIYRAEERPEREDLILKIPLLVPKVPQQRNGDDCGIFVLYFINLFIEDAPENFSIFEGYPYFMRDNWFSTTEHFENFCKDVRSSCWKKKRT; translated from the exons AAGTTTATGAAGATCAAAACTCAAACAGTTTCTCATGCTCGCAGCAACCTGCAGCATGTAGTCCCGCACTTCCAGAGATCACCACCAGGCAAGCAGCGAAAGAGAGACGGAAATCTGAACTTACCTCCCTTGGCTTTTTAAATGCCTTTCCTCGTCGTGGGCGGTCTCAAAGAGGTGCTAGCTATGAGAATAGAGTTGGCAAGCAAAAACAGAGGCTAGATACTCATGTGTTTGAGTTCTACTTGGA GAACTTATGGAAGAGCTTTTCAGAAGATAAGAAGACCTCCTTCACATATCTTGACTGCTTATGGTTTTCATTGTACAAGGAAGAATCCACCAAAACAAAGGTGTTGACGTGGATCAAGAAGAAAAACGTTTTCTCGAGAAAATATGTTTTTGTTCCCATTGTTTGTTG GCACCATTGGAGCCTTCTGATCTTATGCCATTTGGGAGAAAGTCTGGAATCAAAGACCAGAACACCATGTATGCTGCTTCTTGATTCCCTGGAAATGACAAATCCAAAGCGGCTTGAACCTGATATACGGAA GTTTTTGCTGGACATTTATAGAGCAGAGGAAAGGCCAGAGAGAGaagatttaattttgaaaatacccCTTTTGGTGCCTAAG GTGCCGCAGCAGAGAAATGGCGACGATTGTGGgatttttgttctttattttataaatttatttataGAGGATGCTCCAGAAAATTTTAGCATTTTTGAGGGTTACCCTTACTTT ATGAGGGATAATTGGTTTAGTACTACTGAACACTTCGAGAATTTTTGCAAGGATGTCCGATCATCTTGCTG GAAAAAGAAACGGACATGA
- the LOC122655577 gene encoding probable ubiquitin-like-specific protease 2A isoform X5, with protein MSPLPIQKFMKIKTQTVSHARSNLQHVVPHFQRSPPGKQRKRDGNLNLPPSQRGASYENRVGKQKQRLDTHVFEFYLENLWKSFSEDKKTSFTYLDCLWFSLYKEESTKTKVLTWIKKKNVFSRKYVFVPIVCWHHWSLLILCHLGESLESKTRTPCMLLLDSLEMTNPKRLEPDIRKFLLDIYRAEERPEREDLILKIPLLVPKVPQQRNGDDCGIFVLYFINLFIEDAPENFSIFEGYPYFMRDNWFSTTEHFENFCKDVRSSCWKKKRT; from the exons AAGTTTATGAAGATCAAAACTCAAACAGTTTCTCATGCTCGCAGCAACCTGCAGCATGTAGTCCCGCACTTCCAGAGATCACCACCAGGCAAGCAGCGAAAGAGAGACGGAAATCTGAACTTACCTCC GTCTCAAAGAGGTGCTAGCTATGAGAATAGAGTTGGCAAGCAAAAACAGAGGCTAGATACTCATGTGTTTGAGTTCTACTTGGA GAACTTATGGAAGAGCTTTTCAGAAGATAAGAAGACCTCCTTCACATATCTTGACTGCTTATGGTTTTCATTGTACAAGGAAGAATCCACCAAAACAAAGGTGTTGACGTGGATCAAGAAGAAAAACGTTTTCTCGAGAAAATATGTTTTTGTTCCCATTGTTTGTTG GCACCATTGGAGCCTTCTGATCTTATGCCATTTGGGAGAAAGTCTGGAATCAAAGACCAGAACACCATGTATGCTGCTTCTTGATTCCCTGGAAATGACAAATCCAAAGCGGCTTGAACCTGATATACGGAA GTTTTTGCTGGACATTTATAGAGCAGAGGAAAGGCCAGAGAGAGaagatttaattttgaaaatacccCTTTTGGTGCCTAAG GTGCCGCAGCAGAGAAATGGCGACGATTGTGGgatttttgttctttattttataaatttatttataGAGGATGCTCCAGAAAATTTTAGCATTTTTGAGGGTTACCCTTACTTT ATGAGGGATAATTGGTTTAGTACTACTGAACACTTCGAGAATTTTTGCAAGGATGTCCGATCATCTTGCTG GAAAAAGAAACGGACATGA